The following are encoded together in the Glycine soja cultivar W05 chromosome 5, ASM419377v2, whole genome shotgun sequence genome:
- the LOC114411965 gene encoding iron-sulfur cluster assembly protein 1-like — protein sequence MLRVGAKRLLGTTSLGVRVPARLYHERVVDHYDNPRNVGSLDKNDPSVGTGLVGAPACGDVMKLQIKVDDKTGKIVDARFKTFGCGSAIASSSVATEWVKGKQMEEVLTIKNTEIAKHLSLPPVKLHCSMLAEDAIKAAVKDYEAKRAKATASGEAATGEKPAIA from the exons ATGCTGAGAGTGGGCGCAAAGAGGCTTTTGGGAACGACGTCGTTGGGCGTTAGGGTTCCGGCGAGGCTGTACCACGAGAGGGTTGTGGATCACTACGACAACCCCCGGAACGTTGGATCGTTAGACAAGAACGACCCGAGCGTGGGGACGGGTTTGGTGGGGGCGCCGGCGTGCGGCGACGTGATGAAGCTCCAGATTAAGGTCGACGACAAAACCGGAAAAATCGTCGATGCTCGATTCAAGACTTTCGGTTGTGGCTCCGCCATTGCTTCTTCCTCCGTCG CTACTGAGTGGGTGAAGGGAAAGCAAATGGAGGAAGTTCTGACTATAAAAAATAC TGAAATTGCAAAGCATCTTTCACTTCCACCAGTTAAGCTCCACTGCAGCATGCTTGCTGAAGATGCCATCAAAGCAGCCGTTAAAGACTATGAAGCTAAGCGTGCTAAGGCAACTGCTAGCGGAGAGGCAGCAACAGGAGAGAAGCCTGCCATTGCATGA
- the LOC114411966 gene encoding probable boron transporter 2, whose product MEETFVPLRGIKNDLKGRLVCYKQDWTSGFRAGIRILAPTTYIFFASAIPVISFGEQLERNTDGTLTAVQTLASTALCGIIHSVLGGQPLLILGVAEPTVLMYTFLYDFAKGRKDLGHKLFLPWTGWVCVWTAVLLFLLAILGACSIINRFTRLAGELFGLLIAMLFMQQAIRGLVEEFGVPQSQREGTNQIALQSSWLFGNGMFALVLSFGLLFTALRSRKARSWRYGAGWLRGFVADYGVPLLILVWTAVSYIPTNKVPMGIPRRLFSPNPWSPGAHSNWTVIKEMLNVPLIYIIGAFIPATMIAVLYYFDHSVASQLAQQKEFNLRKPSSYHYDLLLLGFLTILCGLIGIPPSNGVIPQSPMHTKSLATLKHQLLRNKLVSVARKSKQKNTNLCQLYRSMQEAYDQMQTPLARQIPPALGLKELKESTIQLASSHGYIDSPVDETVFDVDNDVDDLLPVEVKEQRLSNLLQALMVAACVAAMPLLKKIPTSVLWGYFAFMAIESLPGNQFWERILYLFTAPSRRYKVLEKQHAALIETVPFKTVAMFTLFQTAYLLLCFGLTWIPIAGVLFPLLIMLLIPVRQYFLPKFFKGAHLQELDAAAYEEAPAISFNLSFDDSGSQTTTVNNNSGEILDEIITRSRGEICLNQKSRCSTPKSCEDTVPAYGNISKDSQLSSN is encoded by the exons ATGGAAGAAACATTTGTTCCCTTACGTGGGATCAAGAATGACCTCAAAGGAAGACTTGTGTGCTACAAACAAGATTGGACTAGTGGATTCCGGGCAGGCATCAG GATCCTGGCCCCaactacatatatattttttgcttcAGCAATTCCAGTTATCTCTTTTGGGGAGCAACTAGAGAGAAATACAG ATGGAACTCTAACTGCAGTGCAGACCCTTGCATCAACCGCACTATGTGGCATTATCCATTCAGTCTTAGGAGGGCAGCCCCTCCTCATACTAGGCGTAGCCGAGCCAACAGTTCTGATGTATACATTCCTGTATGACTTCGCAAAAGGTAGAAAGGATTTGGGGCACAAACTATTCCTGCCTTGGACTGGATG GGTGTGTGTTTGGACCGCCGTGTTGCTCTTCTTGCTGGCCATTCTTGGTGCATGCTCCATAATCAACAGATTCACACGCCTTGCAGGTGAACTATTTGGTCTGCTAATAGCAATGCTCTTTATGCAGCAGGCTATAAGG GGACTAGTGGAAGAGTTTGGTGTGCCCCAGTCCCAGAGAGAAGGTACCAATCAGATTGCACTCCAATCCTCTTGGCTGTTTGGCAATGGAATGTTTGCTTTGGTTTTGTCATTTGGCCTGCTGTTTACTGCACTTAGAAGCCGTAAGGCTAGATCCTGGCGATATGGGGCAG GATGGTTGCGGGGATTTGTAGCTGATTATGGAGTCCCACTATTGATTCTTGTGTGGACTGCTGTGTCTTATATACCAACCAATAAGGTTCCGATGGGAATCCCTAGGCGACTTTTCAGTCCAAATCCATGGTCTCCTGGTGCACACTCAAATTGGACTGTAATTAAG GAAATGTTGAATGTGCCTCTCATCTATATTATTGGAGCATTTATACCGGCAACTATGATTGCCGTGCTTTACTACTTTGATCACAGTGTTGCATCACAACTTGCCCAGCAGAAGGAGTTCAATCTAAGAAAACCCTCTTCTTATCATTATGACCTTCTCCTCTTGGGCTTCTTG ACCATATTGTGTGGACTTATTGGAATCCCTCCATCCAACGGCGTGATTCCCCAATCTCCAATGCATACTAAAAGCTTAGCTACTCTAAAACATCAg CTCTTGCGCAATAAGCTTGTATCTGTTGCACGAAAAAGCAAGCAGAAAAATACGAACCTGTGTCAGTTATACCGAAGTATGCAAGAAGCATATGATCAAATGCAGACTCCATTAGCCCGCCAAATACCACCTGCCTTG GGGCTAAAGGAGCTGAAGGAATCCACCATCCAACTGGCTTCAAGTCATGGATACATTGATTCCCCTGTTGATGAGACTGTTTTCGATGTGGATAACGATGTTGATGACCTTCTGCCAGTTGAAGTTAAAGAACAGCGCCTCAGCAATCTGCTGCAGGCATTGATGGTTGCGGCTTGTGTTGCTGCTATGCCTCTTTTGAAGAAGATACCAACTTCAGTGCTTTGGGGTTACTTTGCTTTTATGGCAATTGAAAGCTTGCCCGGAAATCAGTTTTGGGAGAGAATATTATATCTTTTCACTGCTCCAAGTCGAAGATACAA agTGCTGGAGAAACAGCATGCAGCCTTAATTGAGACCGTGCCCTTCAAAACGGTTGCCATGTTTACCTTATTCCAGACAGCTTACTTGCTTCTCTGCTTTGGTCTAACCTGGATACCAATTGCTGGGGTCCTTTTCCCATTGTTAATCATGCTTCTTATCCCAGTACGCCAATATTTCCTTCCCAAGTTTTTTAAAGGAGCCCATCTTCAAGAATTGGATGCTGCAGCATACGAGGAAGCACCTGCTATTAGTTTCAACTTGTCATTCGAT GATTCAGGAAGTCAGACAACAACAGTCAATAATAATAGTGGGGAAATTCTTGACGAAATTATTACAAGGAGTCGTGGGGAGATCTGCCTCAATCAAAAATCAAGGTGTTCAACTCCAAAATCATGTGAAGACACTGTACCTGCTTATGGAAATATCTCAAAGGATTCACAGCTCTCGAGTAActaa